The following coding sequences are from one Liolophura sinensis isolate JHLJ2023 chromosome 12, CUHK_Ljap_v2, whole genome shotgun sequence window:
- the LOC135479857 gene encoding N-acetylated-alpha-linked acidic dipeptidase 2-like, which yields MASARRHRVGFHNLKPLSLTENSDSSSGTYYIQPTPEKKSKRCPNLCTMFWIFLVFCVIFVLGGFVGYYLREATSEEHGDSASDGPRQTDHFAGRKNPLWLDRETTLTVHENTMYGITGESIAKNLRHLPGYANTMSGGEWDKLSALKVKVMLEKLRFDHVELHQHQVALSFPDPKNPNKIQRLNSQGEIMEEISLVQKRATPQSGGENVTDKIWEHDLYPDPYVAFSGTGSVKGPLVYGHYGRVQDIAMLHRRKINTTNAVFLVRLGEIPVEDKISYIKEAGAKAVLFYWDPVDTFANSTKSGYSHIPYASIDSQIFNEEEHILAQTVSMETAEVLLRDQVGSQVPSSWSGGLNVTYRLGNKVGKPFVQLTVTNKIEKKFIYNVVATIHGSIEPDRYVYIGAPRTSFPDVAMETKLSTAMLISTGQALHDSLSLTSVHWVPRRTIKLCSWGGAEFSDLGMKLYLQKRKNVLLSKAVVYLDLGQPVRGNQTLNVTAAPSQQALIYAAATRVPDAVKNQLTLYRVWSEWEKLSTGMPTPSLSYYPTEDRTYPMFDTLGVSSISYQYAPTHNFHFVSKS from the exons ATGGCTTCCGCACGACGACATCGTGTGGGCTTTCACAACTTGAAACCACTGAGTTTAACAGAGAATTCAGACAGTAGCAGCGGAACTTACTATATCCAACCCACCCCGGAGAAAAAGTCGAAACGATGTCCAAATCTGTGCACGATGTTTTGGATATTTCTTGTGTTTTGCGTGATCTTTGTGTTGGGTGGTTTCGTGGGGTATTACCTTCGGGAAGCCACCAGCGAGGAGCACGGTGACTCGGCGTCGGACGGTCCCCGGCAAACGGACCACTTCGCCGGGCGGAAAAATCCGCTGTGGTTAGACCGTGAGACGACGTTGACGGTACACGAAAACACCATGTACGGCATCACTGGAGAAAGTATAGCAAAGAATTTAAG ACATTTGCCAGGTTATGCGAATACAATGTCAGGAGGTGAATGGGATAAACTCTCGGCTTTAAAGGTGAAGGTCATGTTAGAGAAGTTGCGCTTCGACCATGTCGAGCTTCACCAACACCAGGTGGCACTGTCGTTTCCGGACCCCAAAAACCCGAACAAGATCCAGAGGTTGAATTCGCAAGGAGAAATCATGGAGGAGATTTCCCTGGTTCAGAAGAGAGCCACTCCTCAGAGtggaggggaaaatgtcactGATAAAATATGGGAACATGATCTTTACCCTGATCCTTATGTGGCATTTTCTGGAACAGGCTCTGTCAAA GGACCTCTGGTGTATGGCCATTATGGCAGGGTTCAGGATATTGCCATGTTACACAGACGTAAGATCAACACCACAAATGCTGTATTCCTCGTTCGGTTGGGAGAAATCCCTGTAGAAGACAAG ATTTCCTATATAAAGGAAGCTGGAGCCAAAGCAGTCCTATTTTACTGGGATCCAGTGGATACTTTTGCCAACTCTACCAAAAGCGGATATTCCCATATTCCTTATGCTTCTATTG ACTCACAAATCTTTAATGAAGAAGAACATATACTAGCACAgacagtttccatggaaacaGCAGAAGTGTTGCTAAGGGACCAAGTTGGGAGTCAGGTGCCATCTTCTTGGAGTGGAGGGCTGAATGTCACTTATCGTCTTGGCAACAAAG TGGGCAAACCGTTTGTGCAACTGACAGTCACTAATAAGATTGAGAAGAAGTTTATATACAATGTGGTGGCAACAATACATGGCTCTATTGAACCAG ATCGATATGTCTACATCGGAGCGCCGAGGACATCTTTTCCTGacgttgccatggaaaccaaacTGAGCACGGCCATGTTAATCTCGACAGGCCAAGCACTTCACGATAGCCTGTCTCTCACATCTGTACACTGGGTGCCCAGACGAACAATAAAACTCTGTTCATGGGGAGGCGCAGAATTTTCAGACCTGGGCATGAAGCTGTATTTACAG AAACGAAAGAATGTGTTGTTATCCAAAGCTGTGGTGTATCTAGACTTGGGTCAGCCGGTCCGTGGAAACCAGACCCTCAACGTCACGGCAGCTCCCTCTCAGCAGGCGCTGATTTACGCAGCAGCAACAAGG GTACCAGATGCTGTTAAGAACCAGCTGACCCTATATAGGGTGTGGTCTGAGTGGGAGAAGCTATCAACAGGCATGCCCACCCCATCTCTGTCCTACTACCCCACAGAGGACAGAACCTACCCAATGTTTGATACCCTGGGGGTGTCCAGCATTAGCTACCAGTATGCCCCTACCCACAACTTCCATTTTGTAAGTAAGAGTTGA